GATCCATCTCAGATATCCATATTAACCCCTTTCAGAAAATTTTCTGTAAACTTTTCCTAGGTTGTATGGAGCAGTTTCTCAATGTATGGTCTGATAGAGAGCTATTATAAGTATCTACTCACTGGCAGAGTTGTGAATAGAACATAAACTTCTAACATTCCAGTCTCATTTCCTAGATTCATTGGTTTTATTTGTCTTAACAGATTGCAACAATGGAAGTCTTAGTTAATCATGATGCCTGACAAAGAAAATACGACtaatagtagtttttaaaaaaagtgtctttCATAGCCAGTTCTTATCTGATTTTACTGAAACCGACTATGTAATTACAAAGGAACTAAGCCATACTATACAAAACACAACTCAGTAAGAGAGGAAAGTATCTAGTGCCTTCCTTTAATTACTATCCCCCTCCCACCATTTTGGAAATAGCCTTATGGAGCTGAGGgtcacccaagtgccctcttggaattctcagtttttctcttccttgcttcAGCTGCTGTATTTTGTATGCCACAAATTCTTGGAGGGAAATATATGTTTTACTGACATGTTTCCTACTAGCTTCATgttacataaaaaaaatgaaatataattaaggGTTCGTGTTCTACACGTGCTTTACTTTGTCATTACCTGAAAACAAGCTTACCTTTGGAGTATGGATAATAATTTGACAATTATTTGGTCACATgctttaaatctaaaaaaaatttgtagcaatttttcttatttatttttacagtccGTAACTATAACAGTGACAAATTCCGACACGGCAAATGACACTATCAACATGTTACTAACAATGCTGGGAATAACCGTAATTTGCCtataaactatttttagtttACGAACCAACTTTGACTTTTGAgatttgtgtctgtgtgtgtgtatgtgtatgtgtgtgttgtgcacCTCCCATCATAAGACAGCTGATTATTGTAGATAACAGTCATATTTGGTCCTTCCAACTTTAGAAATTGAAGGCAGCAAAGCTATAGTATTAGCTTATACATGAGTGCTATCTTATAttcccattttaattttctgaaaattcaaaGTCATAGCCTAAAATTGGGCTATAATTTTAGAGTGCTAATAACAACATGcagtttattgtatatattttaaatacagacaATAACaatgtttctaaatttctttttttgttgtttctaaattctaaatatttcctCCTCTATTGGactcttttctgtgttttcaattCTGATACGTCCCCATCCCTATTGACCCTAGTTATCACACAAGGAAGAACTCAATCTGTTTAATGAATCCTAAATTACATGTTCTGTTGTACCTTTTGACATAAAGGACTACATGGCTACAAGCTACCACCTCTGTTTGATGCAGATCCTGAGGATGAAGCAGCTCATACTCTTTAGGAACTGGTAAAGACAAAGACAAGTTCTGAATAAGACCATGGATCTGGGGCATTTGTACATAGCACTTTCAATCTTGTTTGGGTTTTAACTGTCTGTTCTTTACCTTTTGATGGTGCTCGTGTGAGTTGCTGATAtctttttatgaaagagaaatatatttgagGATGAGGTtttataagggaaaaaagagggacAGTGATAGATGGAGAGAACCAAAAGGAGCACTTGGAAAGCACAGCTTCTTATCCAAAATCCTCTGTAAATGTGACGTGACATAATCATAAGATTGTTTGTAAATTCTATCTGACCCAATGGTATAATAAAGCCCTTTAAAACTTCAGAGCAACTGGAATTTGGCAGAAGAGATCAATGATTTCTGTACAAACAACATTTAATAATAcatccaaaataaaattgaatttatatgtACTGACTAAAGCACATCTCTACATACATTTCTAACCTGTATGATATATAAACCCTAAGTAAGAATTAAATCCTGGAAAAGAGAGTGAGTGGTTTGAGGGATGAAGGTGGGGAGATTGATTAATGatttaactcattttatttcacgtttgtgattttctttgcttAAAGTGATCAATGTCACTAGGcaaagaatttctattttaatgaagAACTGGGGTTATTTGGCTTTATGTATACCTGATTTAAAGGATTCCAGCATGGCATTTCCAAACCCTACCCTACCTTATTAGCTCTTACTTCTTATTTGCAACACAATCTTGAGCAGatttagctgtgtgtgtgtgtgtgtgtgtgtgtgtgtatctgtgtctgtGCCCATCCATACCTGTGACATTCCTTCATAAGGTGAAGGCCATGATTTTTAGTCAAGAGTCAAGGGCACATGGTAACTATTACCAATAAttctatttcaaacattttttgttttagtctCCTGGAAGACTCTTTAAAATAGTTCAGCAATCTTTAtaatttagaattgtttgtttcaAACAATTGGGATTTCCAGTATTACTGGGCAATAATTCTGCTGGGAGTAATCGTTTTCTGCATCTGACATGTCTAGAGTCCTCATCCTTTCTCTCCCTAAAGTGGGGTTTGCCTGCCCCAAAGCCTGTGGCTGACTTCCCTCCACGATCTCCTCAAGGTCTCTTGGGCATTTGTCTCCTTTTGTTCAGGGCTGCTGAGCTATTGATGCCTCTCAAGTTACTTTGCTCAGGATTAGTCATAGCAGAGTATATGGCTCTCTGGACAACATGCATCTCTGGGCAGGGGCATTTGGAGACAAAAGCCAACACTATCCAAGGAGTCTAGAGACAGCAGAAGAGAGGACTCTGAGATGAGACTTTTACTCCGTAGTAAAGGGACACAAATCTCATTTCTTATGCCATGGATCACCCACAAAGTGAGGGGCTGGCTGTACTGTGGTTTCCCGGTCTTTATCAAAAATTACAAGAATCTGGGACAGTCTATTGGAAGTTGTGAGGGGAACTAGTTAACAAGTACTATAGCTACCTCCATGGACCAAATGCCATTTATCCTGGCCCCAATTCTTCTTTTTGGAAATACAGATATGCTAAGGAAATGTGTTCTTCAAGTACTGTGAAAGATTTGTTTTGACACCTAGTTCTTTTTGTTTCCAAGGGCTCTGAGAAAGACTTCCAGCTGTGGGTGAGTTCTGGCAAGGAAAAACTTCCACTAACTGGTAAGTGTCAGGGAAAATCTAAGATGGGATTGATTAGGTTCAAAATTGTAACTCAAAGTTTCAAAGTAATGGTTGTTCTTTCTTAAGCTTCAAAATCCTTAAAAGTGAAAATCACATGTTATATTCCCTcacatgtttattaaataattaccAGGTACTGTTTCCCAGGCATTGATAACATCTCTTCATTCAGCAGCTATGATTTAGTGAGggagagaaatgtaaatttttgtttctacCTCTTGTTACCTGACAAACAGAGCTGTCTTGAAAAAGTGtgattatttactatttacttacttatttactcacTTAGGTATGAAAGCAAAATGGATGGGAATTTTTTtcccatacatttattttttcatatttcaatcTTGAATTCTAGTTTCCTAACTACTAAGAAGCCTCTATTTTGTGAGAATCCTCTAAAATCCAGTTATGTCCCTGAATCTGGTTACAGATATGTATTTAAcaccccctgccctgtgcccacTTTTCTCTGCATCATAAAGAAATGAGATAATCACCATTTAAACTCCTCTAGTCTTCACTGATGAAATCGCCCTGCACTTTGCTGTTTCTCAGGTTTTTCCATCACTGATCTTAAGGTTATTGATAAACAGATTGCACCTCTTCTAAAATAGTTATTAGCACaagttctctgaaaaaaaatctttggattaGCAAAAATTGTTTAGTGTTTCCAGTAatggaaggattttaaaaaaagaaaaagaagacagtgtCGGTAGCAGACCCTTGAAGTATAGTAATAGATGGTAATGGTGACAATAATCTCTTCtagaaatcttaaaagcattCCTTCTTACATGAAATTCTttatccttgggcagcccgggtggctcagtggtttagcaccgccttcagcccaaggccggatcctggagacccgggatcgagtcccacatcgggctccctgcattgagcctgcttctccctcttgcctgtgtctctgcctctctctctccctctctgtgtgtctgtcatgaattaaaaaaaaaaagaaattctttatccTTTTAATAAACCTGTGAAGCTAtaactctttttcaaataatctgGAAATCTAAACaaccaatttccttttttaaaaaaaaaacaaccaatttcTTTCTGCAAAATATATATTCCCAGTCTTAGACTATAGAGTCACAAAGCTCATCACTGAGATCAAAATCCCCAGTACCACTTCCTGTTTTGAATTAATGTTGATATCTTTGTAAAAGTTggacaggggcagccctggtggctcagcggttcagcactgccttgagcccagggtgtgatcctggagagctgggatcgactcccacattgggctccctgcatggagcctgcttctccctctgcctgtgtctctgcctcttctctctctctgtttctcatgaataaataaataaaatctaaaaaaaatggttagcagtaaaaaggaaaaaaagctaaatacttatatatgttttaataaagtgcattatttagataaaaatgatgtagatgagggaaccctgggtggcgcagcggtttggcacctgcctttggcccagggcgcgatctgggagaccccggatcgaatcccatgtcgggctcccggtgcatggagcctgcttctccctctgcctgtgtctctgcctctctctctctctctgtgtgactatcataaataaataaaaacaaaaaaaaaaaaatgatgtagatGATAACTTTTGACTTTGAATAGCTTCACACACGAACGCAGCTCTAAGGAATCTGAAGAGCCTGTTGTTCATGATGATCCATTACAgcattcaaaatgcattttttaaaacatactctCAATTCTCAATTGTGGATTAACTCCTGGTTATCTTGGCTTGGTTGTATTGCTGTCATAGAAGCTTCTTTTTCCTTAATGGAGGGAAGTCCCTGTGATTCTTGTGAACATTGCATTTATGACGGatgaaaagaacagcaaaagcTCCTTTAGGTACATTCATAATAAATCTGAAATGACAGAATGAGAATTTTcattctattcttaaaaaaatgaaatccatatCATTGCATAGGGTCTTTGAGAATTCtctagagaggaaaaaacaatttaaaagcataaaagagcaaaacaaatcaCTTGGCAGGCAATTCTGGATGGCTGTGGGTGTGGTTTTCTATTCTCTAACCATCGTTTTACAGTTTGCTTCTGGGTTTCCCACTCTGCACACCCTTCCTTCTGATCATCGCCTGGCAGACACCCATAGAGGGAGGGCAGCAGTGGGAGGGAACCATAAAGCATAAGGGCAACACATCCCACTACTCTCGAGTAGCTCTGGCTGGAGAAttgacaaaaggaaatgaaaaaaaaatctggttcgAACTGACATTCTGTTGGAGAGAATATTGAAGATagcaattctttatatatatactccaaatatttaaaaaatttattaaccaaaaaataaaataaaaaagaaataaaaaataaaaaatattaaccacCATGCTTATTAATATATTCACTCTGATAAGTTTGTGTGTGGACAAGCATTTCAAAGAATGAATGTAAGGCTCGACGGTGTcaagtaatttgcctaagatGTATAGATCTAGTTAGTGTCAAGGCACAAACtagaaaaacttaaaacattctcagaaacacagaaaaagtcAGCATTGTTTAATGCACTCATGAATATATGTATTCATGTAACATGCTTTAAATTGtgtttctcttcttaaaaatctttccCTTGGGCACACGCTTTCTGTAAGGTGTTCCCACAAGGGTGCATATGATGCTCACTCGGAGGCACAGCCTTCTTTATCTAGAGTCCCAGAAAAATACCAACATATACAAATAGGGGTGATGCTTACACTCGTGGTAAGGTAGGTTTGATGACAAGCCATCACCATCAGCCTAAATATTCAGGTTTCTTTCCATACAGGACATGAACAATCCCTATGAATTAAAATGAGCCATCTTCCATCTACTAAACTGCTGCCAAAGGAAGCAGAGGACTCCGTCTCTCCTTCCCCTACTCAGGAGTCCCTCCTTCTGGAGCAGAAGATCACAGTACATGCAAATCCATTTCATACTGAGCCCAGGCACCCAGCCCAGAACAAGCAAGGGAGAGGTGAGCCACTTGCCTTTCTTGCAAGTGCCTTCCCTTGGCTCATGTCTCCATGCTTAAACTACAATTCAGACACACAGTTTATTCGTTCTGGGTGAGCTTATTGTCATCAATGAGGAGGAACAGTATAGGAAAGAATGCAAACACTACCAAAAATCAAGCTTAGAAAATTCAAAAGTCTGACATCAAGACCCAACTCATTTCTATGAaggttgttttcttgttttaaaatcttttgggaAGACCATTAACTCCTGTCTTTCTCTATATCCCCAGAGCACTTTCAAGGCTGCCCTGAGCCATGCCTTGTGCTGAGTAGTATATCATATATTAGTTATAAAACGAGTTGTAGGCAGCATCATGGATGTTAAAGTTGAGCAAACTGAAGCTTTAAAATGCTAAGCTTCTCTCAGTGGCAGGACAGGATGCTTCTGGTGCAGGGGCTGGCACCCACATGAGTGGAGGGTGGTGAGCACTCACTACATCCCAGAAGAAAAGCCAGTGGCCGAGTGTTCAAGGTTATTTGGTGAAATGTTCCTCATTTGTTTATCCTTCGACAACTTGGTATGGCTCTATCTGCTGACTCTTAAGAAATCAGTTATTTAAGCAATGTTAAGGTATCTTCAAAGGGAAACATTCACAGCTGAGCACTAGAAACTTTTGAACTCAGCTTCTCACCTGCTGGTCACCTTTTCTTTGGAAAGCCTCTTCCTCATAGGGAATGTTGAGTAATTAAAAATCATCTCTGGAAACTGGTGCATATGCATTCATAACCTCTATAAATGCATCAGTAACCTctcattgttttgcttttctatgATTCTTTCAAGCCTTGTACTGTGTGTAgtgtatatttacatacatgtttgagtgtgtgtgtgaggaagtGTGTGTCCACACTTCATTGTGGTTTAGTGTCtcttttcagtaaatgttcaACCTATTTAACCGAAAACATCATCTCTGGGTGGGTTGGTGGGGTATGACAAGAAAACACAGCCACCAGAGGGCCAGCATGTAATGACAACATCCCAAGGACCCTGACTGCAGCAAGTCATCCTTGAAGATGGCCCAGAGCAGAGGAACTAGAAGTAGGGCTCAGGCAGATTGTGTCCTGAGAAGCAGATCCTTTGGATGGTAGAACTTGAGCACTCAGAAAGCCAAAGAGGAAATCTGAGGCTGAGGGGAGACTGGCTGTGAAAGCAGAGGATTACCACACTCAGCCTGATTTGCATACCAAATCCTTCTAGCTTTTAAAATCAGATCTGACACCTGAACCCACTGTTCACTCCAGTAGAAAAACACATCTACAGGTTCGTGCCTCCTGATGCAGTGTAACCGGCAGGAACTGATGGCACAGGAAATACTGACCTTCAATCTGATCAAGTCCCAAAGTTTAAACCATCAGTCTGAAGGATATGGGTAAGAACTTATCAACACCAGTGAGGATGCTGTTAGCCAACATCAGAACATGGAGAGTTCTACAAATaaatgactcagtttccctcttctaGCCACTACAATGAACACACTGTATAATGGCAATGGTGAAAATAAGGCTAAGTGAATTAAAATACACTAATCTCCCTTCTTCCTTAGATTCAGGGCCAGAAGACCATGAAAAGCACTGTTTTCAGAGACTGGGCCTTTGGTGGCGCGCTGGCACTTGCCAGAAAAACCACTGCAGAGTTGCACCATCTGCCAAAACCACGACAACTCTTTGGGGTTTCCCTCACAGATATCTGTGATAAGGACAACTTGCCCTTCCAATACTGGTATGTCTCAGTTTGGTCTTTTATTACCTTCCTGAGGAGAGGGACCTTGGAGAGGGCCAAGTGTTCTCATGCAAACCAAC
The sequence above is a segment of the Canis lupus familiaris isolate Mischka breed German Shepherd unplaced genomic scaffold, alternate assembly UU_Cfam_GSD_1.0 chrUn_S998H1165, whole genome shotgun sequence genome. Coding sequences within it:
- the LOC119879520 gene encoding rho GTPase-activating protein 20-like; protein product: MLAKEKEQPKSILLKIFTENIKNCACSVTITVTNSDTANDTINMLLTMLGITGSEKDFQLWVSSGKEKLPLTGKCQGKSKMGLIRFKIVTQSFKVMVVLS